A part of Setaria viridis chromosome 8, Setaria_viridis_v4.0, whole genome shotgun sequence genomic DNA contains:
- the LOC117833886 gene encoding uncharacterized protein: MGEGAVREVAQVYERIKIQHPLLLHYSSSHHHQPTTQLAHNLLSDALRALNLALSVMKQHPAAAAGSVTPRIVKAAEPQISPPSPASADSQAIVTSTARSGKRRRSSVMLEGQKSSWVDFTTVPYEDGYEWRKYGEKKINGTSYTRSYFRCTYKDDTGCLATKHVQQKDCNSDPPMFQVTYNNGHTCKNFTTTTAANNNSGSSNNLALIGCCNSSEGVTKISSRNNGHAGAAMNNIKQEQPPVLLPPLLEISALPFDGKPPSMTSSCISGDSWDEYSAGDMAQIAEASAGDDLLLYDPELFVLCTSFKVY, encoded by the exons ATGGGCGAGGGCGCGGTGAGGGAGGTGGCGCAGGTGTACGAGCGCATCAAGATCCAGcaccctctcctcctccactaCTCCTCCTCGCATCATCATCAACCGACCACCCAGCTGGCGCACAACCTCCTCAGCGACGCGCTGCGAGCCCTCAACCTCGCGCTCTCCGTCATGAAGCAacatcctgctgctgctgctggttcaGTGACACCAAGGATCGTCAAAGCTGCAGAGCCTCAAATCTCACCGCCCAGCCCAGCATCTGCCGACTCCCAAGCAATAGTGACCAGCACGGCAAGAAGCGGCAAGAGAAGAAG ATCATCGGTGATGTTGGAAGGCCAAAAATCATCATGGGTCGACTTTACCACCGTGCCTTACGAGGACGGCTACGAGTGGAGGAAATACGGCGAGAAGAAGATCAACGGCACCAGCTACACGAGGAGCTACTTCAGGTGCACCTACAAGGACGACACAGGTTGCCTGGCAACAAAGCACGTCCAGCAGAAGGACTGTAACAGTGACCCTCCCATGTTCCAAGTCACCTACAACAACGGCCACACTTGCAAGAACTTCACTACCACCACAGCTGCCAACAACAACAGCGGCAGTAGTAACAATCTTGCACTAATAGGTTGCTGCAACAGCAGCGAGGGAGTAACAAAAATCAGTTCTCGAAATAATGGCCATGCCGGTGCCGCCATGAATAATATCAAGCAAGAACAACCGCCAGTGCTGCTGCCGCCTCTTCTCGAGATTTCTGCTCTCCCTTTCGATGGAAAACCGCCGTCGATGACAAGTTCATGCATCTCCGGCGACTCCTGGGATGAATATTCTGCAGGGGACATGGCGCAGATAGCGGAAGCATCAGCTGGAGATGACCTTCTTCTCTATGATCCGGAGCTTTTTGTCCTGTGCACCAGCTTCAAGGTCTACTAG
- the LOC117833189 gene encoding vacuolar-sorting receptor 1: MGFRSAGAMLRLLVWAALLLGCCHGRFVVEKNSLKVTAPDDLKGTYECAIGNFGVPQYGGTMVGFVAYPKANKKACKSFDDFDISYKAKPGAFPTFLLVDRGDCYFTKKAWNAQNAGAAAILVADDKDEPLITMDTPEESGRADYLENITIPSALITKSFGDRLKKAIDNGDMVNVNLDWREALPHPDERVEYEFWTNSNDECGPKCDSQIDFVKSFKGAAQVLEKKGYTEFTPHYITWYCPEAFILSKQCKSQCINHGRYCAPDPEQDFSKGYDGKDVVVQNLRQVCVFKVAKEHKKPWLWWDYVTDFAIRCPMKEKKYTKECADGVIKSLGLDHKAIDKCIGDPDADEENPVLKAEQDAQIGKGSRGDVTILPTLVINNRQYRGKLDKGAVLKALCAGFRETTEPAVCLSEDIQTNECLENNGGCWQDKAANITACKDTFRGRVCECPVVKGVKFVGDGYTHCEASGSGRCEINNGGCWKETRNGRTYSACTDDGCKCPDGFKGDGKHKCEDIDECKERTACQCKECKCKNTWGSYECGCSGGLLYMKEHDTCISKNGATETGWGFLWVIFLGLVAAGIAGYAVYKYRIRRYMDSEIRAIMAQYMPLDNQGDVQSHSHHIEITINEMAEGMTGVQSCLWSLLRSIILSPCTIPLSSPLRSQGKMGSETTETVTVEGIPFPAEITVGNPLSLLANGITDIEIHFLQIKYNAIGIYLHSNDALLHHLQSWKGKTTADELLGDDAFFQALVSAPVEKLFRVVVIKEIKGSQYGVQLESSVRDRLVAADKYDDDEEEVLEKVAEFFQSKYFKPGSVITFHFPATPGAAEISFATEGKDEAKMRVDNDNVAAMIQKWYLGGDSAASPTTVRSLADRFAALLSAA, from the exons ATGGGGTTCCGATCCGCCGGCGCGATGCTGCGGTTGCTGGTGTGGGCAGCGCTCCTGCTGGGCTGCTGCCACGGGAGGTTCGTGGTGGAGAAGAACAGCCTCAAGGTGACGGCGCCGGATGACCTCAAGGGCACCTACGAGTGCGCCATTGGCAACTTCGGCGTGCCTCAGTACGGCGGCACCATGGTCGGATTCGTCGCCTACCCCAAGGCCAACAAGAAGGCCTGCAAGAGCTTCGACGATTTCGACATCTCCTACAAGGCCAAGCCAGGGGCGTTCCCCACTTTCCTGCTCGTCGACaggggag ATTGCTACTTCACAAAGAAGGCATGGAATGCACAGAatgcaggagcagcagcaatcCTTGTTGCTGATGACAAGGATGAACCTCTAATTACAATGGACACCCCTGAGGAGAGTGGGAGGGCAGATTACTTAGAGAACATCACTATTCCTTCAGCGCTAATAACCAAGAGCTTTGGGGATAGGCTCAAGAAGGCAATTGATAACGGTGACATGGTTAATGTGAATTTGGATTGGAGGGAGGCTCTGCCCCATCCTGATGAACGTGTTGAGTATGAATTTTGGACCAACAGCAATGATGAATGTGGCCCAAAATGCGATAGCCAGATTGATTTTGTCAAGAGCTTCAAAGGGGCTGCACAGGTACTTGAGAAGAAAGGCTACACAGAGTTCACTCCTCATTACATAACCTGGTATTGCCCAGAGGCCTTCATTCTGAGCAAGCAGTGCAAGTCCCAGTGCATTAATCACGGTAGATACTGTGCACCTGACCCGGAACAGGATTTTAGCAAAGGATATGATGGGAAAGATGTGGTGGTCCAAAATTTGCGCCAAGTTTGTGTGTTTAAGGTTGCTAAGGAGCACAAGAAGCCTTGGTTATGGTGGGACTATGTTACTGATTTTGCAATCCGGTGCCCaatgaaggaaaagaaatacACGAAGGAGTGTGCTGATGGAGTTATCAAATCACTTG GCCTTGATCATAAAGCAATAGATAAATGTATTGGTGATCCAGATGCTGATGAAGAAAACCCTGTTCTGAAAGCTGAACAAGATGCACAG ATTGGCAAGGGCTCTCGTGGCGATGTTACCATCTTACCAACTCTGGTAATTAACAATAGACAATACAGAG GGAAGCTTGACAAAGGAGCAGTTCTTAAAGCACTTTGTGCTGGTTTTCGGGAAACTACTGAGCCAGCTGTTTGCTTGAGTGAAG ATATACAAACAAATGAGTGCCTAGAGAACAATGGTGGCTGTTGGCAAGATAAGGCTGCTAACATCACTGCATGCAAG GATACTTTCCGTGGAAGAGTTTGTGAGTGTCCAGTTGTGAAAGGAGTAAAATTCGTTGGTGATGGCTATACTCATTGTGAAG CTTCGGGATCTGGGCGTTGTGAAATTAACAATGGAGGGTGTTGGAAAGAGACCAGAAATGGCCGGACATACTCTGCCTGTACT GATGATGGCTGTAAATGCCCGGATGGTTTCAAGGGTGATGGTAAGCACAAATGTGAAG ATATTGATGAATGCAAGGAAAGGACTGCATGTCAATGCAaagaatgcaaatgcaagaacACATGGGGAAGCTACGAGTGCGGCTGCAGTGGAGGATTGCTTTACATGAAGGAGCATGATACATGCATAA GCAAAAATGGAGCAACAGAAACAGGCTGGGGCTTCTTGTGGgtcatcttccttggccttgtGGCAGCAGGAATTGCGGGATATGCAGTATACAAGTACAGGATCCGG AGGTATATGGACTCAGAGATCCGGGCCATCATGGCTCAGTACATGCCCCTGGACAACCAAGGAGATGTTCAGAGTCATTCTCATCATATTGAGAT TACAATAAACGAGATGGCAGAGGGCATGACTGGTGTTCAGTCATGTTTGTGGTCACTG CTCCGATCGATCATCCTCTCTCCCTGCACGATCCCCTTGTCGTCACCACTACGTTCCCAAGGCAAAA TGGGCTCTGAGACGACGGAGACGGTCACCGTGGAAGGCATCCCATTCCCGGCGGAGATCACCGTCGGCaaccctctctccctcctagCTAACG GCATCACGGACATCGAGATCCACTTCCTGCAGATCAAGTACAACGCCATCGGCATCTACCTCCACAGCAACGACGCGCTGCTCCACCACCTGCAGAGCTGGAAGGGCAAGACGACGGCCGACGAGCTGCTCGGAGACGACGCCTTCTTCCAGGCCCTGGTCTCGGCTCCAGTGGAGAAGCTCTTCCGGGTGGTGGTGATCAAGGAGATCAAGGGCTCGCAGTACGGCGTGCAGCTCGAGAGCTCCGTCCGcgaccgcctcgtcgccgccgacaagtacgacgacgacgaggaggaggtccTCGAGAAGGTCGCCGAGTTCTTCCAGTCCAAGTATTTCAAGCCCGGCTCCGTCATCACGTTCCACTTCCCGGCCACACCTGGAGCCGCAGAGATATCGTTTGCGACGGAGGGCAAGGACGAGGCCAAGATGAGGGTGGACAACGACAACGTGGCGGCGATGATCCAGAAGTGGTACCTCGGCGGCGACTCCGCGGCGTCTCCGACCACCGTCCGAAGCCTCGCCGATCGTTTCGCGGCGCTGCTCTCGGCCGCGTGA
- the LOC117866265 gene encoding uncharacterized protein isoform X1: protein MASLRHLAAGPACHHHHAASLQLRRLPSCPRPLRSRLFTRIYALSSNDIRVGTNVEVDGAPWKVLEFLHVKPGKGAAFVRTKMRNYVTGNTVEKTFRAGSTLQEPSLSKETKQFTYKDGSQFVFMDLTTFEESRLNEADVGDKQKWLKEGMDCNLLYWNGKIIDFELPITVRLTVTDTDPGASDSAQGGTKPATLETGAVVTVPSFVNVGDDILVDSRTGQYMNRA, encoded by the exons ATGGCCTCTctccgccacctcgccgccggccccgcctgcCACCATCACCACGCCGCCTCCCTCCAGCTCCGTCGCCTGCCCTCCTGCCCCCGCCCGCTCCGCTCCCGCCTCTTCACCC GGATTTATGCTCTCTCCAGCAATGACATCAGGGTTGGCACCAACGTAGAGGTCGACGGCGCGCCATGGAAGGTTCTAG AGTTTCTCCACGTCAAGCCTGGAAAAGGTGCTGCTTTTGTCAGGACAAAAATGCGCAATTATGTCACTGGCAACACAGTTGAGAAAACCTTTCGGGCTGGAAGTACG CTGCAGGAACCATCCCTTTCAAAGGAAACCAAACAATTTACATACAAGGATGGTTCACAGTTCGTGTTCATGGATCTG ACAACATTTGAAGAAAGTCGGTTAAACGAAGCAGATGTTGGTGACAAGCAAAAATGGCTGAAAGAGGGAATGGACTGCAATTTGTTGTACTGGAATGGGAAG ATCATTGATTTCGAGTTGCCCATCACCGTGAGGCTGACCGTGACCGATACTGACCCCGGGGCAAGCGATAGTGCACAAG GAGGAACAAAGCCTGCTACCCTGGAAACTGGAGCTGTTGTCACGGTTCCCTCTTTTGTGAACGTAGGCGATGATATACTAGTTGATTCAAGAACCGGACAGTACATGAACAGAGCATAG
- the LOC117866265 gene encoding uncharacterized protein isoform X2: MTGWPNPPSRLQLASGSTGTAPPSLSQHPPTCVACAGSSKGMASLRHLAAGPACHHHHAASLQLRRLPSCPRPLRSRLFTRIYALSSNDIRVGTNVEVDGAPWKVLEFLHVKPGKGAAFVRTKMRNYVTGNTVEKTFRAGSTLQEPSLSKETKQFTYKDGSQFVFMDLLSCVVENTKQAKVFLLTEWYCGDNHLPPPFSFLQILSCFNTPRHPFLRSSFLPL; this comes from the exons ATGACAGGTTGGCCCAATCCTCCCTCCCGGCTCCAGCTTGCCAGCGGCAGCACAGGCACAGCACCCCCTTCCTTATCGCAACATCCACCCACCTGCGTGGCCTGCGCAGGAAGCAGCAAAGGAATGGCCTCTctccgccacctcgccgccggccccgcctgcCACCATCACCACGCCGCCTCCCTCCAGCTCCGTCGCCTGCCCTCCTGCCCCCGCCCGCTCCGCTCCCGCCTCTTCACCC GGATTTATGCTCTCTCCAGCAATGACATCAGGGTTGGCACCAACGTAGAGGTCGACGGCGCGCCATGGAAGGTTCTAG AGTTTCTCCACGTCAAGCCTGGAAAAGGTGCTGCTTTTGTCAGGACAAAAATGCGCAATTATGTCACTGGCAACACAGTTGAGAAAACCTTTCGGGCTGGAAGTACG CTGCAGGAACCATCCCTTTCAAAGGAAACCAAACAATTTACATACAAGGATGGTTCACAGTTCGTGTTCATGGATCTG CTCTCATGCGTGGTTGAGAACACAAAACAAGCTAAAGTATTTCTTCTTACTGAATGGTACTGCGGTGACAACCACTTACCACCCCCTTTCAGTTTCCTCCAGATTTTGTCCTGCTTCAACACCCCAAGGCACCCTTTTCTTAGATCATCTTTTCTACCATTATAG
- the LOC117866264 gene encoding uncharacterized protein isoform X2, with product MPLTAPVTIVERPSKNACHASGSTSSTSSGPHVCADLLDSLLHEIIILINSFHDFLAFIGTCRSWRASVSSFPSVCTFSFPPLHFEPDGPYFRPHSRGIKPLLLSNCKWQLSDPSKKNLSLRCSVPQNTPNKMYYLGCSYGYLIFTCKEHCLLVDAYTGAKLKAPKLPCNNKLGLSSGIGVLTAPFSSPNSRLLLFSKAFMFAWQVGTNSWSVLPLALGHERIHQIVFFKGHILVIDTLLRLHTVQLTPNFSIKRVKIMWELLWNLPVNPWLVACGDMLLMVDLSFRSLCSDEKDDFSRIFEVFHLDFSVKPAKWVKMEKLENQALFVSLDKRNPAFCCMNPERWGGRSNCIYVARLFDDPDETWTAVELGQSVPCHSTIHSMVYGLSFPPDYSQIGSLWLFPSLVYGARQ from the exons ATGCCACTCACAGCACCAG TTACCATTGTCGAGAGGCCTTCTAAGAACGCCTGCCACGCCTCTGGCTCTACCTCATCGACTTCATCTGGACCTCATGTTTGTGCAGATCTCCTGGACAGCCTGCTTCATGAAATCATTATTCTCATTAACTCATTCCATGACTTCCTTGCTTTTATTGGCACCTGCCGTTCTTGGCGCGCTTCAGTCTCTTCCTTCCCATCTGTGTGTACCTTCAGCTTCCCGCCTCTCCACTTCGAACCTGATGGTCCTTATTTTCGTCCACATAGCAGAGGTATCAAGCCCCTCCTTTTATCCAATTGCAAATGGCAGCTCAGTGATCCTAGCAAGAAAAACTTATCCCTTCGATGTTCAGTGCCTCAAAATACTCCAAATAAAATGTACTATTTAGGCTGCTCATACGGTTATCTTATCTTCACCTGTAAGGAGCACTGCCTCCTTGTTGATGCCTACACTGGTGCCAAGCTGAAGGCCCCCAAACTCCCATGCAACAACAAACTTGGCTTAAGTTCTGGCATAGGCGTCCTTACGGCTCCGTTCAGCTCACCCAACTCGCGCCTCCTCCTTTTCTCGAAGGCTTTCATGTTTGCGTGGCAGGTTGGAACAAACTCCTGGTCAGTGCTTCCTCTTGCTCTTGGTCATGAACGCATCCATCAGATTGTGTTCTTCAAAGGTCATATCCTTGTCATAGATACTCTTCTGAGACTTCACACTGTGCAATTAACACCTAATTTTAGcattaaaagagtaaaaattaTGTGGGAGTTGCTGTGGAACCTGCCTGTTAACCCATGGTTGGTGGCATGTGGTGACATGCTTCTCATGGTTGACCTCTCATTTCGCTCGCTTTGCTCTGATGAGAAGGATGATTTTTCTAGAATCTTTGAGGTCTTTCACCTTGACTTTTCAGTCAAGCCAGCTAAGTGGGTGAAGATGGAGAAGTTGGAAAATCAAGCTCTGTTTGTTAGCCTTGATAAGAGGAATCCTGCATTTTGTTGCATGAACCCAGAAAGATGGGGAGGAAGGAGTAACTGCATTTATGTTGCCAGGCTATTTGATGATCCTGATGAAACTTGGACTGCAGTGGAGCTTGGTCAGTCAGTGCCTTGCCACAGCACAATTCACAGCATGGTGTATGGTTTGTCATTCCCGCCGGACTACAGTCAAATAGGTAGCCTTTGGCTGTTTCCCAGTTTAGTTTACGGTGCTAGACAGTGA
- the LOC117866264 gene encoding uncharacterized protein isoform X4, with the protein MARIRRRRGGREPSPQQGAQFSPLADATHSTREVTIVERPSKNACHASGSTSSTSSGPHSLPSHLCVPSASRLSTSNLMVLIFVHIAEEHCLLVDAYTGAKLKAPKLPCNNKLGLSSGIGVLTAPFSSPNSRLLLFSKAFMFAWQVGTNSWSVLPLALGHERIHQIVFFKGHILVIDTLLRLHTVQLTPNFSIKRVKIMWELLWNLPVNPWLVACGDMLLMVDLSFRSLCSDEKDDFSRIFEVFHLDFSVKPAKWVKMEKLENQALFVSLDKRNPAFCCMNPERWGGRSNCIYVARLFDDPDETWTAVELGQSVPCHSTIHSMVYGLSFPPDYSQIGSLWLFPSLVYGARQ; encoded by the exons ATGGCCAGaattcgccgccgccgtggcggaaGGGAGCCGTCGCCGCAGCAGGGCGCCCAGTTCTCGCCGCTGGCAGATGCCACTCACAGCACCAG AGAAGTTACCATTGTCGAGAGGCCTTCTAAGAACGCCTGCCACGCCTCTGGCTCTACCTCATCGACTTCATCTGGACCTCAT TCTCTTCCTTCCCATCTGTGTGTACCTTCAGCTTCCCGCCTCTCCACTTCGAACCTGATGGTCCTTATTTTCGTCCACATAGCAGAG GAGCACTGCCTCCTTGTTGATGCCTACACTGGTGCCAAGCTGAAGGCCCCCAAACTCCCATGCAACAACAAACTTGGCTTAAGTTCTGGCATAGGCGTCCTTACGGCTCCGTTCAGCTCACCCAACTCGCGCCTCCTCCTTTTCTCGAAGGCTTTCATGTTTGCGTGGCAGGTTGGAACAAACTCCTGGTCAGTGCTTCCTCTTGCTCTTGGTCATGAACGCATCCATCAGATTGTGTTCTTCAAAGGTCATATCCTTGTCATAGATACTCTTCTGAGACTTCACACTGTGCAATTAACACCTAATTTTAGcattaaaagagtaaaaattaTGTGGGAGTTGCTGTGGAACCTGCCTGTTAACCCATGGTTGGTGGCATGTGGTGACATGCTTCTCATGGTTGACCTCTCATTTCGCTCGCTTTGCTCTGATGAGAAGGATGATTTTTCTAGAATCTTTGAGGTCTTTCACCTTGACTTTTCAGTCAAGCCAGCTAAGTGGGTGAAGATGGAGAAGTTGGAAAATCAAGCTCTGTTTGTTAGCCTTGATAAGAGGAATCCTGCATTTTGTTGCATGAACCCAGAAAGATGGGGAGGAAGGAGTAACTGCATTTATGTTGCCAGGCTATTTGATGATCCTGATGAAACTTGGACTGCAGTGGAGCTTGGTCAGTCAGTGCCTTGCCACAGCACAATTCACAGCATGGTGTATGGTTTGTCATTCCCGCCGGACTACAGTCAAATAGGTAGCCTTTGGCTGTTTCCCAGTTTAGTTTACGGTGCTAGACAGTGA
- the LOC117866264 gene encoding uncharacterized protein isoform X1, which yields MARIRRRRGGREPSPQQGAQFSPLADATHSTREVTIVERPSKNACHASGSTSSTSSGPHVCADLLDSLLHEIIILINSFHDFLAFIGTCRSWRASVSSFPSVCTFSFPPLHFEPDGPYFRPHSRGIKPLLLSNCKWQLSDPSKKNLSLRCSVPQNTPNKMYYLGCSYGYLIFTCKEHCLLVDAYTGAKLKAPKLPCNNKLGLSSGIGVLTAPFSSPNSRLLLFSKAFMFAWQVGTNSWSVLPLALGHERIHQIVFFKGHILVIDTLLRLHTVQLTPNFSIKRVKIMWELLWNLPVNPWLVACGDMLLMVDLSFRSLCSDEKDDFSRIFEVFHLDFSVKPAKWVKMEKLENQALFVSLDKRNPAFCCMNPERWGGRSNCIYVARLFDDPDETWTAVELGQSVPCHSTIHSMVYGLSFPPDYSQIGSLWLFPSLVYGARQ from the exons ATGGCCAGaattcgccgccgccgtggcggaaGGGAGCCGTCGCCGCAGCAGGGCGCCCAGTTCTCGCCGCTGGCAGATGCCACTCACAGCACCAG AGAAGTTACCATTGTCGAGAGGCCTTCTAAGAACGCCTGCCACGCCTCTGGCTCTACCTCATCGACTTCATCTGGACCTCATGTTTGTGCAGATCTCCTGGACAGCCTGCTTCATGAAATCATTATTCTCATTAACTCATTCCATGACTTCCTTGCTTTTATTGGCACCTGCCGTTCTTGGCGCGCTTCAGTCTCTTCCTTCCCATCTGTGTGTACCTTCAGCTTCCCGCCTCTCCACTTCGAACCTGATGGTCCTTATTTTCGTCCACATAGCAGAGGTATCAAGCCCCTCCTTTTATCCAATTGCAAATGGCAGCTCAGTGATCCTAGCAAGAAAAACTTATCCCTTCGATGTTCAGTGCCTCAAAATACTCCAAATAAAATGTACTATTTAGGCTGCTCATACGGTTATCTTATCTTCACCTGTAAGGAGCACTGCCTCCTTGTTGATGCCTACACTGGTGCCAAGCTGAAGGCCCCCAAACTCCCATGCAACAACAAACTTGGCTTAAGTTCTGGCATAGGCGTCCTTACGGCTCCGTTCAGCTCACCCAACTCGCGCCTCCTCCTTTTCTCGAAGGCTTTCATGTTTGCGTGGCAGGTTGGAACAAACTCCTGGTCAGTGCTTCCTCTTGCTCTTGGTCATGAACGCATCCATCAGATTGTGTTCTTCAAAGGTCATATCCTTGTCATAGATACTCTTCTGAGACTTCACACTGTGCAATTAACACCTAATTTTAGcattaaaagagtaaaaattaTGTGGGAGTTGCTGTGGAACCTGCCTGTTAACCCATGGTTGGTGGCATGTGGTGACATGCTTCTCATGGTTGACCTCTCATTTCGCTCGCTTTGCTCTGATGAGAAGGATGATTTTTCTAGAATCTTTGAGGTCTTTCACCTTGACTTTTCAGTCAAGCCAGCTAAGTGGGTGAAGATGGAGAAGTTGGAAAATCAAGCTCTGTTTGTTAGCCTTGATAAGAGGAATCCTGCATTTTGTTGCATGAACCCAGAAAGATGGGGAGGAAGGAGTAACTGCATTTATGTTGCCAGGCTATTTGATGATCCTGATGAAACTTGGACTGCAGTGGAGCTTGGTCAGTCAGTGCCTTGCCACAGCACAATTCACAGCATGGTGTATGGTTTGTCATTCCCGCCGGACTACAGTCAAATAGGTAGCCTTTGGCTGTTTCCCAGTTTAGTTTACGGTGCTAGACAGTGA
- the LOC117866264 gene encoding uncharacterized protein isoform X3: MPLTAPEKLPLSRGLLRTPATPLALPHRLHLDLMFVQISWTACFMKSLFSLTHSMTSLLLLAPAVLGALQSLPSHLCVPSASRLSTSNLMVLIFVHIAEEHCLLVDAYTGAKLKAPKLPCNNKLGLSSGIGVLTAPFSSPNSRLLLFSKAFMFAWQVGTNSWSVLPLALGHERIHQIVFFKGHILVIDTLLRLHTVQLTPNFSIKRVKIMWELLWNLPVNPWLVACGDMLLMVDLSFRSLCSDEKDDFSRIFEVFHLDFSVKPAKWVKMEKLENQALFVSLDKRNPAFCCMNPERWGGRSNCIYVARLFDDPDETWTAVELGQSVPCHSTIHSMVYGLSFPPDYSQIGSLWLFPSLVYGARQ, encoded by the exons ATGCCACTCACAGCACCAG AGAAGTTACCATTGTCGAGAGGCCTTCTAAGAACGCCTGCCACGCCTCTGGCTCTACCTCATCGACTTCATCTGGACCTCATGTTTGTGCAGATCTCCTGGACAGCCTGCTTCATGAAATCATTATTCTCATTAACTCATTCCATGACTTCCTTGCTTTTATTGGCACCTGCCGTTCTTGGCGCGCTTCAGTCTCTTCCTTCCCATCTGTGTGTACCTTCAGCTTCCCGCCTCTCCACTTCGAACCTGATGGTCCTTATTTTCGTCCACATAGCAGAG GAGCACTGCCTCCTTGTTGATGCCTACACTGGTGCCAAGCTGAAGGCCCCCAAACTCCCATGCAACAACAAACTTGGCTTAAGTTCTGGCATAGGCGTCCTTACGGCTCCGTTCAGCTCACCCAACTCGCGCCTCCTCCTTTTCTCGAAGGCTTTCATGTTTGCGTGGCAGGTTGGAACAAACTCCTGGTCAGTGCTTCCTCTTGCTCTTGGTCATGAACGCATCCATCAGATTGTGTTCTTCAAAGGTCATATCCTTGTCATAGATACTCTTCTGAGACTTCACACTGTGCAATTAACACCTAATTTTAGcattaaaagagtaaaaattaTGTGGGAGTTGCTGTGGAACCTGCCTGTTAACCCATGGTTGGTGGCATGTGGTGACATGCTTCTCATGGTTGACCTCTCATTTCGCTCGCTTTGCTCTGATGAGAAGGATGATTTTTCTAGAATCTTTGAGGTCTTTCACCTTGACTTTTCAGTCAAGCCAGCTAAGTGGGTGAAGATGGAGAAGTTGGAAAATCAAGCTCTGTTTGTTAGCCTTGATAAGAGGAATCCTGCATTTTGTTGCATGAACCCAGAAAGATGGGGAGGAAGGAGTAACTGCATTTATGTTGCCAGGCTATTTGATGATCCTGATGAAACTTGGACTGCAGTGGAGCTTGGTCAGTCAGTGCCTTGCCACAGCACAATTCACAGCATGGTGTATGGTTTGTCATTCCCGCCGGACTACAGTCAAATAGGTAGCCTTTGGCTGTTTCCCAGTTTAGTTTACGGTGCTAGACAGTGA